In Geobacillus kaustophilus, a genomic segment contains:
- the purD gene encoding phosphoribosylamine--glycine ligase has translation MNVLVIGRGGREHAIAWKAAQSPLVGKLYAAPGNPGMADVAELVDIDELDMEALVQFAKQQAIDLTIVGPEAPLAAGIVDRFVAEGLRVFGPSQAAALIEGSKAFAKELMKKYSIPTAEHATFTSYEEAKAYIEQKGAPIVIKADGLAAGKGVTVAQTVEEALAAAKAALVDGQFGAAGSQVVIEEYLEGEEFSFMAFVNGEKVYPLAIAQDHKRAHDGDEGPNTGGMGAYSPVPQIPVETVEAALETILQPAAKALAAEGRPFLGVLYAGLMATANGPKVIEFNARFGDPEAQVVLPRLKTDLIEAILAVMEGKELALEWTDEAVLGVVLAAKGYPGAYERGDEIRGLDRISPDALLFHAGTKREGGAWYTNGGRVLLLAAKGETLAKAKEKAYEQLAAIDCDGLFYRRDIGRRAIERASAAYTRTKGR, from the coding sequence AGCTGTATGCGGCGCCAGGCAACCCGGGCATGGCGGACGTGGCGGAGTTGGTCGATATCGATGAGCTCGACATGGAGGCATTGGTGCAGTTTGCGAAACAACAGGCGATCGATTTGACGATCGTCGGGCCGGAAGCGCCGCTTGCTGCCGGCATCGTGGATCGCTTTGTGGCGGAGGGGCTTCGCGTTTTCGGCCCGAGCCAAGCCGCGGCGCTCATTGAAGGAAGCAAGGCGTTCGCCAAAGAACTAATGAAGAAATACAGCATCCCAACGGCGGAACATGCGACCTTTACGTCGTATGAAGAGGCGAAAGCCTACATCGAACAAAAAGGCGCGCCGATCGTCATAAAAGCGGACGGGTTGGCCGCTGGCAAAGGCGTCACTGTCGCCCAAACGGTGGAAGAAGCGCTTGCCGCGGCGAAAGCGGCGCTTGTCGACGGCCAATTTGGCGCGGCCGGGAGCCAAGTCGTCATTGAGGAGTACTTGGAAGGAGAAGAATTTTCGTTTATGGCGTTTGTCAACGGCGAGAAAGTCTATCCGCTCGCCATCGCCCAAGACCATAAGCGGGCGCATGACGGAGACGAAGGGCCGAACACCGGCGGCATGGGAGCGTACTCACCGGTGCCGCAAATCCCAGTGGAGACGGTGGAAGCGGCGCTGGAGACGATTTTGCAGCCGGCGGCGAAAGCCTTGGCGGCGGAAGGACGACCGTTTCTTGGCGTGCTGTACGCTGGATTGATGGCCACGGCAAATGGGCCGAAAGTGATCGAATTTAACGCCCGCTTCGGCGATCCTGAGGCGCAAGTGGTGTTGCCGCGCTTGAAAACTGATTTGATTGAGGCGATCTTGGCAGTGATGGAAGGAAAAGAGCTGGCGCTCGAGTGGACGGATGAGGCGGTGCTCGGTGTCGTGCTGGCGGCTAAAGGCTATCCCGGGGCTTACGAGCGCGGGGACGAAATCCGCGGGTTGGACCGAATCTCCCCTGATGCGTTGTTGTTCCATGCTGGCACGAAACGGGAAGGCGGCGCATGGTATACGAATGGCGGGCGCGTTCTTCTGTTGGCGGCCAAAGGGGAGACGCTCGCCAAGGCGAAGGAAAAAGCGTACGAGCAGTTGGCGGCGATCGACTGCGACGGCTTATTTTACCGGCGCGACATCGGCCGGCGCGCTATCGAACGCGCCTCCGCCGCATATACACGTACGAAAGGGCGATAA